A genomic region of Gossypium hirsutum isolate 1008001.06 chromosome D01, Gossypium_hirsutum_v2.1, whole genome shotgun sequence contains the following coding sequences:
- the LOC107928196 gene encoding dehydration-responsive element-binding protein 1F, with product MVQSSKSHEISSSSSQSEAGSTSLGQSQKRKAGRKKFKETRHPIFKGVRTRKGKWVSEVREPNKKSRIWLGTFSCPGMAAKAYDVAALALRGDAASLNFPESAHTLPHPKSLSVEDIQIAAMEAAATLIDDKTLPDSVSSAVPAFPENMVFEDEDEVFNMPGILESMAEGLMITPPSIQKGYYPDDDDDDGNDYVEVNLWDD from the coding sequence atggtaCAAAGCTCAAAATCCCATGAAATTTCATCATCGTCTTCACAGTCAGAAGCAGGGAGTACTTCATTAGGGCAATCCCAGAAAAGAAAAGCGGGAAGGAAGAAATTTAAAGAGACGAGACACCCAATATTCAAAGGTGTTAGAACAAGGAAAGGGAAATGGGTTAGTGAAGTGAGAGAACCAAACAAGAAGTCTCGTATATGGTTAGGGACATTTTCATGTCCAGGTATGGCTGCTAAAGCTTATGATGTAGCTGCTTTAGCACTTAGAGGAGATGCTGCTTCTTTAAATTTTCCTGAATCTGCTCATACATTGCCACATCCTAAGTCATTGTCTGTTGAGGATATTCAGATTGCTGCTATGGAAGCTGCTGCGACTTTGATTGATGATAAAACTTTGCCTGATTCGGTGTCGTCAGCGGTACCGGCATTTCCGGAAAATATGGTgtttgaagatgaagatgaagtgTTTAATATGCCGGGGATACTTGAAAGTATGGCGGAAGGGTTGATGATAACTCCACCATCTATTCAGAAAGGGTATTAtcctgatgatgatgatgatgatgggaaTGATTATGTGGAAGTCAATCTCTGGGATGACTAA